From the genome of Bombyx mori chromosome 16, ASM3026992v2, one region includes:
- the LOC134200319 gene encoding uncharacterized protein LOC134200319 yields MPKVTDGKKYTKAYTEEDIEKALQAIKNGMGKKTAANKFNIPRATLQFRLSNQFVKSRPGPDTVLSSAEEQEIVKWIIAACRKGFPRRKEDVIKSVKLYLDEHPRPNSFIDNTPGEGWYKLFLKRHPELSIRTSEAVTSASSKLSEKQIRNWFTQVEEYLKENDLFHILSDPSRVYNGDETNFILCPKNTKVIALKGTKHVYEVDHAQAKSCVTVMFTFSADGVTTPPMIIYPLKRMRPEIQKSVPSEWGIGLSDNGWMKAELFIQYIQNVLHPALMKMNITFPVILFLDGHKSHTTLQLTQLCQNLGIILIALYPNATRILQPADVAAFRPIKVMWRKAVLEWRTDNLTKSLLKTDVAPILEKLLPKLNKTTLKNGFEACGLCPFNSDQVDYTKCLMPYKPVQEILDDNCSTSLNYQKFEEIVGPQLIRKMKNQVVGKSREAKKLHDLYKYLVPKMSTHESSSQIIETTSKELMQYKDRSNLNEQNNDGSEDFTTMAALNELTTMPTDVELLLNEPELSTHEPQSKDTGTSKTNTMIDDYSGTSGHLKPLNVELQHQGVEELSLASCINLTSTNDPIPEAVQMVEVISECEKENQTPIYVIPIPSTSRQSLELIGEKWVLVDDMPTEVPSKSPIKKQNIKDFLKLPKTPIKTQKAGIERRSFVLTSKDWEAVELEKQQKKMKEIQEKENKRIARLEKAKEKRLLKETKQAETINKKNKAKNLNLIKKSKPNSDSIKSKIVIQSNVLIKPANRISSDIKEKREYTKEIKKGPMNEVKPADITALKEIKNRPILDAVEAANERLFKESEQVQMVKKELKKGPTLDELKPPNITFRDSRETGKDKKIKIKVNRLRPMTDEELLKMLEDD; encoded by the coding sequence ATGCCGAAGGTTACGgatggaaaaaaatatacaaaagcaTATACAGAAGAAGATATAGAAAAAGCTTTGCAAGCCATAAAAAATGGAATGGGTAAGAAAACTGctgcaaataaatttaatatcccAAGAGCAACTTTGCAGTTCCGCCTATCCAACCAATTTGTCAAAAGTCGACCTGGTCCAGATACAGTTTTATCTAGTGCAGAAGAACAAGAGATAGTTAAATGGATAATTGCAGCTTGTAGAAAAGGATTTCCACGGCGTAAAGAGGATGTCATAAAGAGCGTCAAACTGTATTTGGATGAACATCCCAGACCAAACAGTTTTATAGATAATACACCAGGCGAGGGAtggtataaattatttttgaagagGCATCCTGAGCTTTCTATACGAACATCAGAGGCTGTAACTTCAGCAAGCTCAAAGTTGTCAGAGAAGCAAATTAGAAACTGGTTTACACAAGTAGAAGAATATCTGAAAGAAAATGATCTCTTTCATATTTTGAGTGATCCATCTAGAGTTTACAATGGGGATGaaacgaattttattttatgcccAAAGAACACCAAAGTTATCGCTTTAAAGGGAACCAAACATGTGTATGAGGTAGATCACGCTCAGGCTAAATCATGTGTTACTGTAATGTTCACATTTTCGGCGGATGGTGTAACAACACCACCTATGATTATTTACCCTTTAAAGAGAATGCGACCTGAGATTCAAAAGTCTGTGCCTAGCGAGTGGGGTATTGGCTTGTCAGATAATGGATGGATGAAGGCGGAGCTTTTCATCCAGTACATACAGAATGTTCTGCATCCAGCGCTAATGAAGATGAATATCACTTTTCcagtaattctttttttagatGGACATAAAAGCCACACAACACTTCAGCTTACTCAACTTTGTCAAAATCTTGGTATAATACTTATAGCTCTATACCCTAACGCGACACGGATTTTGCAACCAGCAGACGTAGCGGCATTTCGTCCAATAAAAGTAATGTGGCGTAAAGCAGTCCTAGAATGGCGAACAGATAACTTAACAAAATCTTTACTAAAAACAGATGTTGCTCCTATACTGGAGAAGCTTTTacccaaattaaataaaacgacTTTGAAGAACGGCTTTGAAGCTTGTGGTTTATGCCCATTTAATTCAGATCAAGTGGACTACACAAAATGTTTAATGCCCTATAAACCAGTCCAAGAAATTTTGGATGACAACTGTTCTACAAGTCTTAACTATCAGAAATTCGAAGAAATAGTTGGACCACAGTTAATCAGAAAGATGAAAAATCAGGTGGTAGGTAAATCAAGAGAAGCTAAAAAGCTTCacgatttgtataaatatctcGTACCAAAAATGTCAACACATGAGTCATCGTCACAAATCATAGAAACAACTTCTAAGGAACTAATGCAATACAAGGACAGGAGCAATTTAAATGAACAAAACAACGATGGTTCAGAAGATTTCACCACAATGGCAGCCCTCAATGAATTAACGACAATGCCAACAGACGTAGAACTTTTGCTAAATGAACCAGAACTGTCAACGCATGAACCTCAATCCAAAGACACTGGCACTTCTAAAACAAACACGATGATTGATGATTATTCAGGAACCTCAGGACACCTAAAACCTCTGAACGTTGAACTTCAGCATCAGGGGGTTGAGGAATTATCTTTGGCATCCTGTATAAATCTTACATCGACAAACGATCCAATACCAGAAGCTGTACAAATGGTTGAGGTTATTTCTGAGTGTGAAAAAGAAAACCAAACACCAATATACGTAATACCTATTCCATCCACTAGTCGTCAAAGTTTAGAGCTGATTGGAGAAAAATGGGTACTAGTGGATGACATGCCAACCGAAGTCCCTTCAAAGAGTccaataaagaaacaaaatataaaagattttttaaagttaCCAAAGACTccaattaaaacacaaaaagcTGGTATAGAACGTCGCTCTTTTGTTTTAACGAGTAAAGATTGGGAAGCTGTAGAACtagaaaaacaacaaaaaaagatgaAAGAGATACAAGAAAAGGAGAACAAACGAATAGCAAGACTAGAAAAAGCCAAAGAGAAACGCTTACTCAAGGAAACAAAACAAGctgaaactataaataaaaagaacaaagctaaaaatttaaatttaattaagaaaagTAAGCCAAATTCTGATagtatcaaatcaaaaattgttattcaatcaaatgttttaattaagcCTGCAAATAGAATCTCAAgtgatattaaagaaaaaagagaatatacaaaagaaattaaaaaaggacCTATGAACGAAGTTAAACCTGCAGATATTACTGCCCTGAAGGAAATAAAAAACAGGCCAATTTTAGATGCAGTTGAAGCTGCAAATGAAAGACTCTTTAAAGAATCGGAACAAGTACAGAtggtaaaaaaagaattaaagaaAGGACCAACTTTAGATGAACTTAAACCTCCGAACATAACTTTCCGAGATTCAAGGGAAACCGGAAAAGATaagaagataaaaattaaagtaaatagaTTGAGACCAATGACAGATGAAGAATTGTTAAAAATGTTGGAAGATGATTAG